The following are encoded together in the Daucus carota subsp. sativus chromosome 5, DH1 v3.0, whole genome shotgun sequence genome:
- the LOC135152803 gene encoding uncharacterized protein LOC135152803, giving the protein MDKSWISKDRDSLEYEVGVESFLIFAEENAKNRNKIPCPCARCGNFKKHSVKIIRGHLYEKGFSLGYVDWIWHGEKCPTSESAPKSSFGSNSVEIPTSENVDICEAAYERSEYIDDSGEFSRFVADAEQPLYEGSDNSKLESMLKLHNWKSRFGISDSAFTDLLSSVGSLLPKDHVLPENAYEAKKTLTDLGLEYIKFHACPNDCILYRGLNIDASECPKCHLSRWKVGKDGKPRINVPANVMWYFPIIPRFKRMFKSPATAELMSWHSNKRIQDGQMRHPADSPSWRNIDYRWPEFGSESRNIRLALAADGINPHNNGLTNRYTCWPVVLVTYNLPPWLCMKRKFMMLTILVSGPHEPGNNIDVYLQLMIDDLKKLWEEGERNVYDAYTKSYFTLRAVLMWTINDFPAYGNLSGCVNKGYMACPICGDDTVAKHLKYSRKLCYQGHRRYLAPHHPYRRSKAAFNGEQDFGCARQPQSGEEVLRLQEQIEFTFGKEVKKAKKVDCPWKKKSIFFELEYWKFHHVRHCLDVMHIEKNVCDNLIGTLLNLPFKSKDSVDSRRDMIEMGVRPDLAPEVGEKRTYLPPAPYTLSRAEKRTMLGSLSHMKLPYGHSSNIKNCVAMSDLKIYGLKSHDCHTLLQQLLPISIRSILPKNVRVSIIRLCFFFNSLCNKVVDISKLDKLQSDLVLTLCELEKIFPPSFFDVMIHLTVHLVRELRLCGPVFYRWMFPFERFNKVLKSYVRNRYYPEGCIAESYLGEESVEFCSEFVRQSFMTAGLPKDKGKLSGPLSGVMVKSVDEKERDEAHLHVLQNNSEVYPYIMYLHTLIQERNLGDSFSFIDPSASFNLNQDFEGLIVGRLKESPGRIFFMPHNQNVHWILVAIWESDIYLLNPLPQRPHYPALEKALLSAVKSFNAQTGRGNLIPKIHNLAGSPKQPGSTECGYVVMRYMRDIIHDEDMYSFTTKWSSKNRTSYMMDVLDEVRLETLTHIESFM; this is encoded by the exons ATGGACAAGTCTTGGATTTCAAAAGATAGGGATTCTTTAGAATATGAAGTGGGGGTTGAATCTTTCTTGATATTTGCTGAAGAAAATGCTAAGAATCGTAATAAAATCCCTTGCCCCTGTGCACGTTGTGGGAATTTTAAGAAGCATTCTGTTAAAATAATTAGAGgtcatttatatgaaaaaggaTTTAGTTTGGGGTATGTTGATTGGATATGGCACGGAGAAAAGTGTCCAACTAGCGAGTCAGCACCAAAGTCTTCTTTTGGTAGTAATTCAGTCGAAATTCCTACATCCGAAAATGTTGACATATGTGAAGCAGCGTATGAGAGgagtgaatatattgatgattCGGGTGAGTTTAGTAGGTTTGTCGCTGATGCAGAACAACCGTTATACGAGGGTAGCGACAACAGCAAATTAGAGTCGATGTTGAAATTACATAATTGGAAATCTAGGTTTGGCATAAGCGATAGTGCCTTCACCGATCTTCTTTCTTCTGTAGGGTCTTTACTGCCTAAAGACCATGTGTTACCCGAGAATGCGTATGAAGCAAAAAAAACCCTAACTGATTTAGGACTTGAGTATATTAAGTTTCACGCGTGTCCAAATGATTGTATACTGTACAGGGGTTTAAATATTGATGCGTCAGAGTGCCCCAAGTGCCATCTGTCTCGTTGGAAGGTTGGAAAGGACGGTAAACCTAGGATTAATGTTCCAGCCAATGTAATGTGGTATTTTCCGATAATTCCTCGATTTAAACGGATGTTTAAATCTCCTGCCACAGCTGAACTTATGAGTTGGCATTCGAACAAGCGAATTCAAGATGGCCAAATGCGTCATCCAGCCGACTCTCCTTCTTGGAGGAATATTGACTATAGGTGGCCTGAATTTGGTAGTGAGTCGAGAAACATTCGCTTAGCATTAGCTGCTGATGGAATAAACCCGCACAACAATGGCCTTACCAATAGGTACACTTGCTGGCCAGTAGTTTTGGTAACTTATAACCTTCCTCCATGGTTATGCatgaagaggaagtttatgATGCTAACTATACTAGTTTCAGGTCCACATGAACCGGGTAATAACATTGACGTGTATTTGCAATTAATGATTGACGATCTGAAAAAGCTTTGGGAAGAAGGTGAACGGAATGTATACGATGCGTATACAAAGTCTTATTTCACATTAAGAGCTGTTTTAATGTGGACCATAAACGACTTTCCAGCGTATGGGAATTTATCGGGCTGTGTGAATAAAGGTTATATGGCGTGTCCAATTTGTGGAGATGACACAGTAgctaaacatttaaaatatagcAGAAAACTGTGTTACCAAGGACATCGAAGATATTTGGCACCGCATCATCCCTATAGGAGGAGTAAGGCAGCTTTTAATGGAGAACAAGACTTTGGATGCGCACGTCAACCCCAATCTGGTGAAGAAGTGCTAAGGCTGCAGGAGCAGATTGAATTTACATTTGGGAAGGAGGTGAAAAAAGCAAAAAAAGTGGATTGTCCatggaagaagaagtcaattttCTTCGAGTTGGAGTATTGGAAATTTCATCACGTACGTCATTGTCTCGATGTTATGCACATTGAAAAAAATGTGTGTGATAATTTAATCGGGACATTGTTGAATCTTCCATTCAAGAGTAAAGATAGCGTGGACTCTCGTCGTGATATGATTGAAATGGGTGTGAGGCCTGACCTGGCTCCAGAAGTAGGAGAAAAGCGAACCTACCTCCCCCCTGCCCCTTATACTTTGTCAAGAGCAGAAAAAAGAACGATGTTAGGGTCATTATCGCATATGAAACTTCCTTATGGCCATTCATCGAACATAAAAAATTGTGTTGCCATGTCTGATTTAAAGATTTATGGGTTGAAATCCCATGATTGTCACACCCTTCTCCAGCAGCTTCTCCCGATTTCAATTCGTTCGATTCTTCCAAAAAATGTTCGGGTCAGCATAATCAGACTTTGTTTCTTCTTCAACAGTTTATGTAATAAAGTTGTTGATATATCCAAACTCGATAAGCTACAGTCAGATTTGGTGTTGACTTTGTGTGAGTTAGAAAAAATCTTCCCGCCTTCGTTTTTTGATGTAATGATACACTTAACGGTCCACTTGGTTAGAGAATTACGCTTATGTGGACCTGTATTCTATAGATGGATGTTCCCGTTTGAAAGGTTCAACAAAGTGTTAAAGAGTTATGTTCGGAACCGTTACTATCCAGAGGGGTGTATAGCAGAAAGCTACCTAGGAGAAGAGTCGGTTGAGTTTTGCTCAGAATTTGTTAGGCAAAGCTTCATGACTGCTGGTCTTCCAAAGGATAAGGGCAAACTTTCTGGGCCATTATCGGGTGTAATGGTAAAGTCTGTGGATGAGAAAGAAAGAGACGAGGCACATTTACATGTCCTGCAGAACAACTCTGAAGTGTATCCTTATATCAT GTACTTGCATACTCTGATTCAGGAGAGAAATTTGGGGGATTCCTTTAGTTTTATTGACCCGTCGGCCTCGTTTAATTTGAATCAGGATTTTGAAGGCTTAATTGTTGGCAGGCTGAAAGAGAGCCCGGGTCGCATTTTCTTCATGCCACATAATCAAAA TGTTCATTGGATTTTGGTTGCAATCTGGGAAAGTGACATATACCTTCTTAATCCACTGCCGCAACGGCCACATTATCCAGCATTGGAAAAAGCTTTACTAag CGCTGTTAAATCATTCAATGCTCAAACAGGAAGGGGAAATCTTATTCCCAAAATACATAATCTTGCT GGATCACCTAAACAACCGGGTTCTACGGAATGTGGTTACGTTGTGATGCGTTATATGCGAGATATAATTCATGATGAGGACATGTACTCTTTTACTACCAAG TGGTCATCGAAGAATCGGACAAGTTACATGATGGACGTACTTGATGAGGTGCGTCTGGAGACTCTCACCCACATTGAAAGTTTCATGTGA